The Chelatococcus sp. HY11 genome includes a window with the following:
- a CDS encoding carboxyl transferase domain-containing protein yields the protein MTQHNPPAALTDSVATANRAAWADLTRDLLNKREVVATGGPPKARERHIARGKLLPRERVMRLIDPGTPFLELGALAAHGLYDDAIHGAGIITGIGRVAGREVMIVCNDSTIKGGTYYPMTIKKHLRAQDIARENNLPCIYLVDSGGANLPHQTEVFPDRDHFGRIFYNQATMSARGIPQIACVMGSCTAGGAYVPAMSDETVIVRHQGTIFLGGPPLVKAATGEVVTAEDLGGADVHARQSGVADHYATDDVHALAIVRRIVANLNSRKRPEIDIAPPREPRYAISDLDAIVPTDLKKQYDIRDVITRLVDGSNFDEFKRLYGTTLVTGFARIWGIPVGIIANNGILFAESALKGAHFIELCCQRRIPLLFLQNIAGFMVGRQYEAGGIAKDGAKLVAAVACAEVPKITVIVGGSFGAGNYGMCGRAYSPRFLFMWPNARISVMGGEQAASVLATVRRDNIEADGKTWSATEEEAFKAPIRDRYEEEGNPYYATARLWDDGIILPSETRRVLGLAFSATLNAPIPATQFGVLRM from the coding sequence ATGACGCAGCATAATCCTCCCGCCGCCTTGACCGATAGCGTGGCCACCGCCAATCGCGCCGCCTGGGCGGACCTCACGCGGGACCTCCTGAACAAGCGTGAAGTCGTGGCGACAGGCGGACCGCCGAAGGCCCGCGAGCGCCATATCGCGCGCGGCAAGCTGCTGCCGCGTGAAAGGGTCATGCGCCTCATCGATCCCGGCACACCCTTCCTGGAGCTCGGAGCGCTCGCGGCCCACGGTCTCTACGACGACGCCATCCATGGCGCGGGCATCATCACCGGCATCGGTCGCGTCGCGGGACGCGAGGTCATGATCGTCTGCAACGATTCGACGATCAAGGGTGGCACCTACTACCCCATGACCATCAAGAAGCACCTGCGCGCCCAGGATATCGCCCGCGAAAACAATCTGCCCTGCATCTACCTCGTCGATTCCGGCGGCGCCAACCTGCCGCATCAGACCGAGGTCTTCCCGGATCGCGATCACTTCGGGCGGATCTTCTACAACCAGGCCACCATGTCGGCCCGAGGCATTCCGCAGATCGCCTGCGTGATGGGCTCTTGCACGGCCGGCGGCGCCTATGTGCCGGCCATGTCCGATGAAACGGTGATCGTGCGCCACCAGGGAACCATCTTCCTTGGCGGCCCTCCCTTGGTGAAGGCTGCGACCGGGGAAGTGGTCACCGCTGAAGATCTCGGCGGCGCCGATGTCCACGCCCGCCAGTCGGGCGTTGCCGACCACTACGCGACCGACGACGTGCATGCCCTCGCGATCGTCCGCCGGATCGTCGCCAATCTCAACAGCCGGAAACGTCCGGAGATCGACATCGCCCCGCCGCGGGAGCCGCGTTATGCGATCAGCGATCTCGACGCCATCGTGCCGACGGACCTGAAGAAGCAGTATGACATCCGCGACGTCATCACGCGGCTCGTCGATGGCTCGAACTTCGACGAGTTCAAGCGGCTTTACGGCACCACGCTGGTGACGGGCTTTGCCCGGATCTGGGGCATTCCCGTCGGCATAATCGCCAACAACGGCATCCTCTTCGCCGAAAGCGCGCTGAAGGGCGCGCATTTCATCGAGCTCTGCTGCCAGCGCCGCATTCCGCTGCTTTTCCTGCAGAACATAGCCGGCTTCATGGTGGGGCGGCAGTACGAGGCCGGCGGCATCGCCAAGGATGGCGCGAAACTCGTGGCGGCGGTCGCCTGCGCCGAGGTTCCGAAGATCACGGTCATCGTCGGCGGCTCTTTCGGCGCGGGTAACTATGGCATGTGCGGCCGCGCCTATTCACCACGTTTCCTGTTCATGTGGCCGAATGCCCGCATCTCCGTCATGGGCGGCGAGCAGGCGGCGAGCGTCCTCGCCACCGTGCGGCGCGACAATATCGAGGCGGACGGCAAGACCTGGAGCGCCACGGAGGAAGAAGCCTTCAAGGCGCCCATCCGCGACCGCTACGAAGAGGAAGGCAACCCCTATTATGCGACGGCGCGGCTATGGGATGACGGCATCATCCTGCCGTCGGAAACGCGGCGGGTGCTTGGGCTTGCCTTCTCCGCGACGCTGAACGCGCCCATTCCGGCCACCCAGTTCGGCGTTTTGAGGATGTAG
- a CDS encoding CoA ester lyase, whose amino-acid sequence MRSLLFIPGDSPRKLEKGLTSGADALLLDLEDAVAPGAKAEARRITADFIAATKEKADRPLLYVRVNGFDTGMVDDDLAGVMLAGPDGIVLPKACGGPDVARLGTKLAVWEAKAGTGDGATRVLALAAESARGIFALGTFADASERLMGLTWGGEDLSADVGAETNRDASGAYTEPYRLTRSLTLLAAAAASVMAVDAVYTNFRDLDGLAAECREGRRDGFVAKMAIHPAQVPVINAAFTPSEEAVTRARAVIAAFRANPDAGVVGVDGEMLDRPHLLRAERVLARLGPSDREGA is encoded by the coding sequence ATGAGATCTCTGCTTTTCATCCCCGGCGATTCCCCGCGCAAGCTCGAGAAGGGCCTGACTTCGGGCGCCGATGCGCTCCTTCTGGACCTCGAGGACGCGGTCGCGCCGGGGGCGAAGGCGGAGGCGCGGCGGATTACGGCCGATTTCATTGCGGCAACCAAGGAGAAGGCGGACCGGCCCCTTCTCTACGTCAGGGTGAATGGCTTCGACACCGGCATGGTCGATGACGATCTCGCAGGCGTCATGCTGGCCGGCCCCGACGGCATCGTGCTGCCTAAGGCCTGTGGCGGGCCGGATGTGGCACGGCTCGGCACCAAGCTCGCCGTGTGGGAGGCGAAGGCCGGCACCGGTGACGGCGCGACGCGCGTGCTCGCCCTTGCCGCGGAGAGCGCCCGCGGGATCTTCGCGCTCGGAACCTTTGCCGACGCGAGCGAGCGCCTGATGGGGCTGACATGGGGTGGCGAGGACCTGTCCGCCGACGTCGGCGCCGAGACCAACCGTGACGCCAGCGGCGCTTATACGGAGCCCTACCGGCTGACGCGCTCGCTCACCTTGCTTGCAGCCGCCGCCGCATCGGTCATGGCTGTCGATGCGGTCTACACCAATTTCCGGGATCTCGATGGCCTCGCTGCCGAATGCCGGGAGGGACGCCGTGACGGGTTCGTCGCCAAGATGGCGATCCACCCGGCCCAGGTCCCGGTGATCAATGCAGCCTTCACGCCATCCGAAGAGGCGGTCACCCGCGCGCGGGCGGTTATCGCGGCATTCCGTGCCAATCCTGACGCGGGGGTCGTCGGCGTCGACGGCGAGATGCTCGATCGCCCCCATCTCCTGCGCGCCGAGCGCGTGCTGGCCCGGCTTGGACCGTCAGACCGCGAAGGCGCGTAG
- a CDS encoding acyl-CoA dehydrogenase family protein yields the protein MSGETDDIREIRGAVRKLCEQFPGEYWRKLDREDAYPQAFVQELAEAGYLSVLIPEAYGGAGLPLSAAAAILEEIQRAGCNGAACHAQMYIMGALVRHGSDAQKSAYLPKIASGELRLQAFGVTEPTSGTDTTSIKTFAERRGDHYVVNGQKVWTSRAAYSDLMLLLARTTPRDEVAKRTDGLSVFILDMREAKNNGLTIQPIRAMMNHSTTEVFFDNVRIPTENLVGEEGKGFRYILSGMNAERILIASECIGDAKWFLEKATAYANQRVVFGRPIGQNQGIQFPLAKAYAQMRAAELMVHRAAELFEAGKDCGAEANMAKMLAADASWAAAEACVQTHGGFAFAEEYDVERKFRETRLYQVAPISTNLILSYIAEHVLGMPRSY from the coding sequence ATGTCTGGCGAGACGGATGATATCCGCGAGATTCGTGGCGCGGTGCGCAAGCTTTGCGAGCAGTTCCCCGGCGAATACTGGCGCAAGCTCGACCGGGAGGACGCCTATCCCCAGGCGTTCGTGCAGGAGCTGGCGGAGGCTGGCTATCTCTCGGTGCTGATACCGGAGGCCTACGGCGGCGCGGGCCTGCCACTCTCGGCGGCGGCGGCCATTCTTGAGGAGATCCAGCGGGCGGGTTGCAACGGCGCGGCCTGCCATGCGCAGATGTACATCATGGGCGCCCTGGTGCGGCATGGCAGCGATGCCCAGAAGAGCGCCTATCTGCCGAAGATCGCCTCCGGCGAACTGCGCCTGCAGGCCTTCGGCGTGACGGAGCCGACCAGCGGCACGGATACTACCTCCATCAAGACCTTCGCCGAGCGCCGGGGCGACCACTATGTCGTGAACGGCCAGAAGGTCTGGACATCGCGGGCCGCCTACTCCGATCTCATGCTGCTGCTCGCCCGCACAACGCCACGGGACGAGGTCGCCAAACGCACGGACGGCCTGTCGGTCTTCATCCTCGACATGCGTGAGGCGAAGAACAACGGCCTGACCATCCAGCCGATCCGCGCGATGATGAATCATTCGACGACGGAAGTGTTCTTCGACAATGTGCGCATTCCCACTGAGAATCTCGTCGGCGAGGAAGGCAAGGGGTTCCGCTACATCCTCTCGGGGATGAATGCCGAGCGCATCCTCATCGCCTCGGAATGTATTGGTGATGCCAAGTGGTTCCTCGAGAAAGCCACGGCCTATGCCAACCAGCGGGTGGTGTTCGGACGGCCGATCGGCCAGAATCAGGGCATCCAGTTTCCGCTCGCCAAGGCCTACGCTCAGATGCGGGCGGCCGAACTGATGGTGCACCGGGCGGCCGAACTCTTCGAGGCCGGCAAGGATTGTGGCGCCGAGGCCAATATGGCCAAGATGCTGGCGGCGGATGCGTCCTGGGCCGCGGCGGAAGCCTGTGTGCAGACCCACGGCGGCTTCGCCTTTGCCGAGGAATACGACGTCGAGCGCAAATTCCGGGAAACGCGGCTCTATCAGGTGGCGCCAATCTCGACCAATCTCATCCTCAGCTACATCGCCGAGCACGTGCTCGGCATGCCGCGCTCTTATTGA
- a CDS encoding TetR/AcrR family transcriptional regulator yields the protein MTRNKSEMPRREEFLTAALNRFAKFGYTGTSTRDICAEVGLVHSAIYNYFPSKEAVVLAIEEREMKAMLDGLGAVIEAPGQDARERLTATVRYVFDRSIVRRNAWRLMADMIRSLKPRARNAVIERRDRFETMVRNVLVEAVEAEILPPQDTRLASLTLFGMAEGMSGWFRKNGPNSMEEVVDHATAFFLNGVGATPDNTAKATEKPARKKRSKAVATA from the coding sequence ATGACGCGCAACAAATCCGAGATGCCACGCCGGGAAGAGTTTCTCACGGCTGCGCTCAACCGGTTCGCCAAGTTTGGTTACACGGGCACGTCGACGCGCGATATCTGTGCCGAGGTCGGCCTCGTCCATTCGGCGATCTACAATTACTTTCCGTCGAAAGAAGCCGTCGTGCTCGCGATCGAAGAGCGTGAGATGAAGGCCATGCTCGACGGGCTCGGCGCGGTCATCGAAGCGCCCGGGCAGGATGCGCGCGAGCGGTTGACGGCAACGGTGCGCTACGTGTTCGACCGGTCGATCGTGCGGCGCAACGCCTGGCGTCTCATGGCGGACATGATCCGCTCCCTGAAGCCTCGTGCGCGTAACGCCGTGATCGAGCGGCGCGACCGTTTCGAGACCATGGTGCGCAATGTGCTGGTGGAAGCGGTCGAAGCGGAGATCTTGCCGCCGCAGGATACACGGCTCGCGAGCCTTACGTTGTTCGGCATGGCGGAAGGCATGTCCGGCTGGTTTCGCAAGAATGGGCCCAACAGCATGGAAGAAGTGGTGGATCACGCGACCGCCTTCTTCCTGAATGGTGTCGGCGCCACGCCGGATAATACGGCCAAGGCGACGGAAAAGCCGGCGCGAAAGAAGCGCAGCAAGGCCGTCGCCACGGCATGA
- a CDS encoding MaoC family dehydratase N-terminal domain-containing protein: MNEQGGDASANPAGPSLARRIERQIGRVFPAHAIAVTAEAIAAYAEAIGDTEAVLERRGQARPFADMALPAPPTFLFTLSIAKPSPFDVYEALHIDQARILHAEQSFSFWAPIVAGQRLTFTPRLTGASEKRDGALVFVTTTTAVADETGQRVAELGTTIAVRQEAAGNAPRPAGHPAMPLTIKPAIAMPPVTPETLARFAAASGDHNPIHLDSAAAHAAGLDDVIAHGMLIAAYAGGAAGRWFPGRRIVHFTTRFTGMTRLGDIISLSIVAGEPGPEPRSFIISAHDQFGDMKLRSRVVLETATFEESRTK, encoded by the coding sequence ATGAACGAACAGGGCGGGGACGCGTCGGCCAATCCAGCGGGGCCTTCGCTCGCGCGGCGTATCGAGCGGCAGATCGGGCGCGTCTTTCCGGCGCATGCGATCGCGGTGACGGCCGAGGCCATCGCGGCCTATGCCGAGGCGATCGGCGATACCGAGGCGGTCCTTGAGCGTCGAGGACAAGCGCGGCCATTCGCGGACATGGCCCTGCCGGCGCCGCCGACATTCCTCTTCACCCTGAGCATCGCCAAGCCAAGCCCCTTCGATGTTTATGAGGCGCTTCACATCGATCAGGCGCGCATTCTGCACGCTGAACAATCCTTCTCCTTCTGGGCGCCGATCGTCGCGGGCCAACGCCTGACCTTCACACCCCGGCTCACGGGCGCTAGCGAAAAGCGGGACGGCGCGCTGGTCTTCGTGACAACGACGACCGCTGTTGCCGACGAGACGGGCCAGAGGGTAGCCGAACTCGGCACAACCATTGCCGTCAGGCAGGAGGCGGCTGGAAATGCGCCGCGCCCTGCTGGTCACCCGGCGATGCCACTTACCATCAAGCCGGCCATCGCCATGCCGCCGGTCACGCCGGAAACGCTTGCGCGTTTCGCGGCGGCTTCCGGGGATCACAACCCCATCCATCTCGACAGCGCCGCCGCCCACGCGGCCGGGCTCGATGATGTCATCGCCCATGGCATGCTGATTGCCGCCTATGCGGGAGGCGCCGCCGGCCGATGGTTCCCGGGGCGCCGCATCGTGCATTTTACCACGCGCTTCACAGGGATGACGCGGCTTGGCGATATCATCAGCCTGTCGATCGTCGCCGGCGAACCGGGGCCGGAGCCCCGTTCCTTCATCATCTCCGCCCATGACCAGTTCGGGGACATGAAGCTCCGGTCGCGGGTCGTTCTGGAGACCGCCACATTCGAGGAGAGCCGCACGAAATAA
- a CDS encoding MaoC family dehydratase N-terminal domain-containing protein, producing MTEASQLDIEHLRGWIGRSEEASDVLTDRLVRGLLATIAGDAQKPWDSADVPLTMHWCLAPPIAPMAALGPDGHPARGGFLPPTPLPRRMWAGGRLEFHDRLKRGDSVARRSVIRDVTAKQGRSGTLCFVTVDHDITTARGLAIRERQDIVYREAEPPRSGAAPAGGAATPSPPATPAAQWQRVIPCSPVLLFRYSALTFNGHRIHYDRSYCRDEENYPGLVVHGPLQATLLVEFAASLRGGRTPTAFDFRGVSPLFDGADFTLNASDADDGSLRLWTADAHGWTTMEAKAVW from the coding sequence ATGACCGAGGCATCGCAACTCGACATCGAGCATCTGCGCGGCTGGATTGGCCGCTCCGAGGAGGCGAGTGACGTGCTGACGGATCGCCTCGTTCGCGGATTGCTTGCGACGATAGCAGGTGACGCGCAGAAGCCATGGGATAGCGCGGATGTCCCGCTCACGATGCATTGGTGCCTCGCGCCACCCATCGCACCGATGGCGGCGCTGGGGCCGGATGGACATCCCGCGCGCGGCGGCTTCCTGCCGCCGACACCCCTGCCCCGCCGCATGTGGGCCGGCGGGCGGCTCGAATTTCATGACAGGCTCAAGCGCGGCGACAGTGTCGCACGTCGTTCCGTGATCCGCGACGTGACAGCGAAACAGGGCCGATCGGGCACCCTGTGCTTCGTCACGGTCGACCATGACATCACCACGGCGCGAGGATTGGCGATCCGTGAGCGGCAAGACATCGTCTATCGCGAAGCCGAGCCTCCCCGCAGCGGCGCGGCACCGGCCGGCGGCGCGGCAACGCCCTCGCCCCCGGCGACGCCGGCCGCCCAATGGCAGCGCGTTATCCCGTGCAGCCCGGTACTGCTGTTCCGCTATTCGGCGCTGACCTTCAACGGGCATCGCATCCACTACGATCGGTCCTACTGCCGTGATGAGGAGAATTATCCGGGCCTCGTCGTCCATGGCCCGCTGCAGGCGACGCTGCTCGTGGAATTCGCGGCCTCGCTCAGGGGCGGACGCACACCCACGGCGTTCGACTTCCGGGGAGTAAGCCCGCTGTTCGATGGTGCCGATTTCACGCTGAACGCCAGCGATGCGGACGACGGCAGCCTGCGCCTGTGGACCGCCGACGCACATGGGTGGACAACCATGGAGGCGAAGGCCGTTTGGTAG
- a CDS encoding LysR family transcriptional regulator yields MEVKQLRTFVHVAELGSISLAAERLHIAQSALTRQIQALEAEVDAQLFRRHGRGVELTDQGAALFARATVILREIEQARAEIKSEQAVLTGEVSFGMPPTVADVLSGVLIEKFSRLHPRVKLRVVSGYSGHVLDWLQRGVIDLGVLYENKLPSTIRSQPLLLEQLFLIEQAGQRPSAAPVAALAEIADLRLVLPSRRHGLRLLIDSVAAQAGYAFEPVVEADSLPVQIDLVRRGLGATILPFLSVFADVEAGTLSARPIVEPEITRRLVLASVIDRPPTPAIRQFAAMAVSEVAALVKTGRWKAILE; encoded by the coding sequence GTGGAAGTCAAGCAATTACGTACCTTCGTGCATGTCGCGGAACTCGGAAGCATCAGCCTCGCCGCTGAACGACTGCACATCGCCCAGTCCGCGCTGACACGCCAGATCCAGGCCCTTGAAGCCGAAGTCGACGCGCAGCTGTTTCGCCGGCACGGCCGGGGCGTGGAGCTGACCGACCAGGGCGCGGCGCTGTTTGCGCGCGCCACGGTGATCCTGCGCGAGATCGAGCAGGCGCGCGCGGAGATCAAGTCCGAACAGGCGGTCCTCACGGGCGAGGTATCCTTCGGCATGCCGCCGACAGTCGCCGATGTGCTCTCCGGTGTGCTCATCGAGAAATTCTCACGGCTGCATCCGCGTGTGAAACTGCGTGTGGTTTCCGGCTACAGCGGACATGTGCTGGACTGGCTGCAGCGCGGCGTGATCGACCTCGGCGTTCTCTACGAGAACAAGCTGCCATCGACGATCCGGTCTCAGCCCCTGCTGCTCGAGCAGTTGTTCCTCATCGAACAGGCCGGACAGCGGCCAAGCGCGGCGCCTGTGGCGGCGCTCGCCGAAATTGCGGACCTGCGGCTCGTGCTGCCGAGCCGCAGGCACGGCCTGCGGCTCTTGATCGACAGCGTCGCCGCCCAGGCCGGCTATGCCTTCGAGCCGGTCGTCGAGGCGGATTCCCTGCCGGTGCAGATCGACCTCGTCCGTCGCGGCCTCGGCGCGACGATCCTGCCGTTCCTGTCCGTCTTCGCGGATGTCGAGGCCGGGACCCTCTCGGCGCGGCCCATCGTCGAGCCCGAGATCACACGCCGCCTCGTATTGGCCAGCGTCATCGACCGCCCGCCGACACCCGCCATTCGGCAATTCGCGGCCATGGCGGTGTCCGAGGTCGCCGCGCTGGTGAAGACGGGACGTTGGAAAGCCATCCTTGAGTAG
- a CDS encoding biotin carboxylase N-terminal domain-containing protein, translated as MTNAAVLIANRGEIACRIIRTARCMGLRTIAVYSEADAGSLFVRMADEAHCIGPAPARESYLNISAIIDVARRTGAAFVHPGYGFLSERAEFAEACAAAGVTFVGPPASAIRAMGLKDAAKALVAAAGVPVVPGYHGERQEPDFLGEKAAEIGYPVLIKAVAGGGGKGMKRVDAPADFAGALESAQREAAGAFGDPRVLIEKYVLAPRHIEIQVFADTHGHVVHLFERDCSLQRRHQKVIEEAPAPGMPPETRQAMGDAAVQAARAVGYVGAGTVEFIVDASEGLKPDRFYFMEMNTRLQVEHPVTEAITGLDLVELQLRVAAGEALPFDQGGVAINGHAVEARVYAEDPEKGFLPSTGHLWALRLPTDDGLRVDTGVEAGDEVSPFYDPMIAKVIAHGATRDEALDRLAGALGRSVIAGPRTNLAFLKKLCEAPAFRAGHFDTGFIERNLDSLGAVPQPVDAEAVRRGVLALLADHHDDTARKPGSEAPSPWDARDAFQLMGPRRQGLSITVDGERIDDIGIEWLPAADQTSAIAVHWAGGTTRPAETGTDGTALAATPDGVLVIRDARQTRVGLHDPFSVDLDHLTGGSGIAAPMHGKLVAMLVVPGDTVKKGQRLAVVEAMKMEHVLTSSFDGTVTAIHAAPGEQVAEGASLILLEPLET; from the coding sequence ATGACAAATGCCGCCGTCCTCATCGCCAATCGCGGCGAGATCGCCTGCCGCATCATCCGCACCGCGAGGTGCATGGGCCTGCGCACCATCGCCGTCTATTCGGAGGCCGATGCCGGGTCTCTGTTCGTGCGGATGGCGGACGAGGCCCATTGCATCGGCCCGGCGCCCGCCCGCGAGAGCTATCTCAATATCAGCGCCATCATCGACGTCGCGCGGCGCACCGGCGCGGCCTTCGTCCACCCCGGCTACGGCTTCCTGTCGGAGCGGGCAGAATTCGCCGAGGCCTGCGCGGCAGCGGGCGTCACCTTCGTCGGACCGCCGGCCTCCGCCATCCGCGCCATGGGCCTGAAGGACGCGGCCAAGGCCCTCGTCGCGGCGGCGGGCGTGCCGGTCGTGCCCGGCTATCACGGCGAGCGCCAGGAGCCAGACTTTCTCGGCGAGAAGGCGGCCGAAATCGGCTATCCCGTGCTCATCAAGGCTGTCGCCGGCGGCGGCGGCAAGGGCATGAAGCGCGTCGATGCGCCGGCCGATTTCGCGGGCGCGCTGGAAAGCGCCCAGCGCGAGGCAGCCGGCGCCTTCGGCGATCCCCGGGTGCTGATCGAGAAATACGTCCTCGCCCCGCGCCATATTGAGATCCAGGTGTTCGCCGATACCCACGGCCATGTGGTGCATCTGTTCGAGCGTGACTGCTCGCTCCAGCGGCGCCACCAGAAGGTCATCGAAGAGGCGCCGGCGCCCGGCATGCCCCCGGAGACGCGCCAGGCCATGGGAGACGCGGCGGTGCAGGCGGCGCGCGCCGTGGGCTATGTCGGCGCCGGCACGGTCGAGTTCATCGTCGACGCCAGCGAGGGCCTGAAGCCTGACCGCTTCTACTTCATGGAAATGAACACGCGCCTCCAGGTGGAACATCCCGTCACCGAGGCGATCACCGGGCTCGATCTCGTCGAACTCCAGCTCCGCGTGGCGGCGGGCGAGGCGCTGCCGTTCGATCAGGGTGGCGTGGCGATCAACGGCCACGCGGTGGAAGCGCGGGTCTATGCGGAGGATCCCGAAAAGGGCTTCCTCCCATCGACCGGGCATCTCTGGGCGCTCCGCCTCCCCACCGACGACGGCCTCAGGGTGGACACCGGTGTCGAGGCCGGCGACGAGGTCTCGCCGTTCTACGATCCGATGATCGCGAAGGTCATCGCCCACGGCGCGACGCGTGACGAGGCGCTCGATCGCCTCGCCGGTGCGCTTGGCCGCTCGGTCATCGCGGGCCCGCGGACCAATCTCGCCTTCCTGAAAAAGCTCTGCGAGGCCCCCGCCTTTCGAGCCGGCCATTTCGACACCGGCTTCATCGAGCGCAACCTGGACAGTCTCGGCGCCGTACCCCAACCTGTGGACGCGGAAGCTGTCCGTCGCGGCGTGCTTGCCCTCCTCGCGGATCACCATGACGACACGGCGCGCAAGCCCGGCTCAGAAGCGCCGTCTCCTTGGGACGCGCGCGACGCCTTCCAGCTGATGGGGCCACGCCGTCAGGGATTGTCCATCACGGTCGACGGGGAGCGCATCGATGACATCGGTATCGAATGGCTGCCCGCAGCGGATCAAACGTCGGCCATCGCGGTGCACTGGGCGGGCGGCACCACGCGGCCAGCTGAAACCGGCACGGACGGGACAGCGCTGGCAGCGACCCCCGACGGCGTTCTCGTCATCCGGGACGCGCGGCAGACGCGTGTCGGCCTTCACGATCCCTTCTCCGTGGACCTTGATCACCTCACGGGCGGAAGCGGCATTGCCGCACCCATGCATGGCAAGCTTGTGGCGATGCTCGTCGTGCCCGGCGATACGGTGAAGAAGGGCCAAAGGCTGGCCGTCGTTGAGGCGATGAAGATGGAACATGTCCTGACATCGTCTTTCGACGGAACGGTCACCGCGATCCACGCAGCGCCCGGCGAGCAGGTGGCTGAAGGCGCGAGCCTGATCCTGCTCGAGCCTCTTGAGACGTGA
- a CDS encoding CaiB/BaiF CoA-transferase family protein, with protein MASPKEPVLPLKDLLVVAIEQAVAAPTCTVRLADAGARVIKIERAGGETARHYDRAVKGTSAYFAWLNRGKESTVLDIKDQADRALVERLVAQADVFVQNLAPGATERLGLGSAALVARYPRLIAVDIVGYAQDTSFRDMRAYDMLIQAESGLCAVTGTPDAPVKVGVSIADVATGMTAHAAILEALIERAATGRGRAIEIAMFDVMADLMSVPLLHHDYAEKPTPRAGLSHAAIYPYGAFACRDGEIVAVVQNPQEWARFCAGVLGRSDLTGDSRFADNPSRVANREALDAIIKPIFAAETKARMIEKLERHQLAWSNVSQVADLSSHPALRRIDVAIPDGLFRSVGSPSRRDLQPGPVPALGQHTDAIRAEFAGKP; from the coding sequence ATGGCCTCACCCAAGGAACCGGTGCTCCCGCTGAAGGATCTGCTTGTCGTCGCCATCGAACAGGCGGTGGCGGCGCCGACATGCACCGTGCGGCTCGCGGATGCGGGTGCGCGCGTCATCAAGATCGAACGCGCCGGCGGCGAGACCGCGCGGCACTACGACCGGGCCGTCAAGGGCACGAGCGCCTATTTCGCCTGGCTCAATCGCGGCAAGGAAAGCACGGTCCTCGACATCAAGGATCAGGCGGACCGCGCCCTTGTCGAGCGGCTCGTCGCGCAGGCTGACGTCTTCGTGCAGAACCTCGCCCCGGGCGCCACCGAACGGCTCGGCCTCGGCTCGGCGGCGCTCGTCGCGCGGTATCCCCGGCTGATTGCCGTCGACATCGTCGGCTACGCCCAGGACACCAGCTTCCGCGACATGCGCGCCTATGACATGCTGATCCAGGCGGAAAGCGGCCTGTGCGCCGTCACCGGCACGCCTGACGCCCCCGTCAAAGTCGGTGTGTCCATCGCCGACGTGGCGACGGGCATGACCGCCCATGCCGCCATTCTCGAGGCGCTGATCGAGCGGGCCGCAACCGGCCGGGGCCGGGCCATCGAGATCGCCATGTTCGACGTGATGGCGGACCTGATGAGCGTGCCGCTGCTGCATCATGACTATGCGGAAAAGCCGACGCCACGCGCCGGCCTGAGCCACGCCGCCATCTATCCCTATGGCGCCTTTGCCTGCCGTGACGGCGAGATCGTCGCGGTGGTGCAGAACCCGCAGGAATGGGCGCGGTTCTGCGCGGGCGTGCTGGGCCGGTCGGACCTCACCGGGGACAGCCGTTTTGCCGACAACCCGTCGCGGGTCGCCAACCGCGAAGCCCTCGACGCAATCATCAAGCCGATCTTCGCCGCCGAAACAAAGGCGCGGATGATTGAGAAACTCGAACGTCATCAGCTCGCCTGGTCCAATGTCTCGCAGGTGGCGGATCTCTCCAGCCACCCGGCCCTCAGACGCATCGACGTCGCCATTCCCGACGGCCTATTCCGCAGCGTCGGCTCGCCGTCGCGGCGGGATCTCCAACCCGGACCCGTGCCGGCGCTGGGGCAGCACACGGACGCGATCCGCGCCGAATTCGCCGGAAAGCCATGA
- a CDS encoding MaoC family dehydratase, producing MPDTQPEHRQPHPRGGLYFEDFTVGAVISHRLTRTVTQMDNMLFSNMTLNPQPLHIDAHFCATETEWGRPLMNSLFTLGLMIGISVNDTTMGTLIANLGMTDIKFPAPLFEGETVNVTTEIASKRESRSRPDAGIVEFIHRAYKQDGTLVAQCVRQAFMLKRSTTV from the coding sequence ATGCCTGACACGCAGCCGGAACACCGCCAGCCGCATCCGCGTGGAGGGCTCTATTTCGAGGACTTCACCGTGGGTGCCGTTATCAGCCACCGCCTGACGCGGACGGTAACACAGATGGACAACATGTTATTCTCCAACATGACGCTCAACCCGCAGCCGCTCCATATCGACGCGCATTTCTGCGCGACGGAGACGGAATGGGGCCGCCCGCTGATGAATTCGCTCTTCACGCTCGGCCTCATGATCGGCATTTCCGTCAACGACACGACGATGGGCACCCTCATCGCCAATCTCGGCATGACGGACATCAAGTTCCCGGCGCCCCTCTTCGAGGGAGAGACCGTCAATGTGACGACCGAGATCGCCTCCAAGCGCGAATCACGCTCGCGACCAGACGCCGGCATCGTCGAATTCATCCATCGCGCCTACAAGCAGGACGGCACGCTCGTCGCCCAATGCGTGAGGCAGGCTTTCATGCTGAAGCGCAGCACAACGGTTTAG